The following DNA comes from Picosynechococcus sp. PCC 7003.
AAGCTCACTGCCCCTTCCGTGCCCCTGGGGACAGCTTGAAAGGTGGTGATTAAGAATGTGCGTTTCCCGTAGGCTTTACCCACTTCACTGGCGCTGGTATCCGAGAGCTTCGTGCAAAAACTGGCCACATAACCGAGCAACAGTAAGGGTTTGATATTTTCTGGCGCAATTAAAGTCCCCAGGGCGCAAAGGGTACCAATTAGAGCTGACCCCCAAACATTTTCTGGCCCCCGTAAGCCCCCCCGACCTTCGGCAATCCCAGCAGCTTCTTTGATATTTTTGCCAATTTTCGTGACGCCGACCCCCACCAGGAAATAGAACATCACCACTCCATAGCCCTGCCAACCCAAGCAACCCCAGACCAACACCCCCAACAGCCAAGCGTGGAGATAGCCCCAGGGGGTTAGTAATTTTTTCGGTACCAAAAAAGCAAAGGAGATCAGTAGCGAATTTAAGGCGATCGCCACGACCCAATTATTTGTCAGAACGTCCATCACAAAAACCAAACTCACTTTTCAATATCTTATTGAATCGCTTTCCCCATTGACCTTCTAGCCGAGGGGAGAGTCTATGATGAAAGCAGATTGTATTTGCGGTGTCAGTAATGGTGAAAAAATCTTGGTTTGCTGTCGGATCGATCGCTCTTTTACTGGGTGTTGGTGGGATCGCGGCCTTTAGTCAATCCCAGGCCCAGGGGGATCAGCTCCGCCTAGTCGAAAATCAGACGCCAATACCCAGCCAGGTGATCGCCGCAGAAGTTTACCGGACGCCTACCTGTGGTTGTTGCGGCGCTTGGGTGGATCATTCCGAAGCCAATGGCTTCACTTTTACGGACAATATTCAGCCGGACATCACCGCCATCAAAGAACAATTCGGCATCACCCCAGAACTTGCGTCTTGTCACACCACTGTCGCCAATGGCTATGTGTTTGAGGGTCATATTCCCGCCGCTGATATCCAACGGTTTTTAGCCAATCCTCCCGCCGATGTCGTCGGTTTGACCGTGCCAGGGATGCCCATCGGTTCCCCAGGGATGGAAGCGGGCGATCGCCAACAGGCTTACCAAGTTCTCGCGCTCCATAAAGACGGCACAACTTCTGTATTCCAAGAATATCCAGGTAACTAGGAGATTCAGGTGATGGCCATAAAGCGGCGGCAATTTCTCGGTTTAACGGCCTTGGGAGCAACGGGAGCCTTACTTTGGCAGGGGCGCAATTTTCTGACGGGAAAAACCTCTAGCCCTTTGGCGGCAACAGCATCGGAGATTTATCGCAGTGAGGGGGGTTCCCTAGAAATTAACCTAGAGGCCCGTTACGAAAACGTCTTGCTGGGAGGAGAACTGGCCCGCAACATGATGACCTATAACGGTCAAATCCCTGGCCCCCGCATGGAAGTCAGACCGGGCGATCACCTGACGATTCACTTTAAAAATAGCCTCGATCAACCGACAAATCTGCACTTCCACGGACTGCACCTTTCCCCAGAAGGCAACCAAGATAATGTGTTCCTCCACATCGCACCAGGGGAAACTTTTCACTACGAACTGGAGATTCACCCCCAACAGCGGGCAGGAACTTACTGGTATCACCCCCACCACCATGGTTTTGTTGCCGAGCAATTATTTCAGGGGTTGGCTGGGCTAATCGTTGTGCGGGGAGACTTGGATGAGCTGCCAGAGATCCGCGCTGCCCAAGAGGAATTTTTTGTTCTCCAGGATTTTAACCGCGATCGCCAATCTCAAGGGATGATGGGCTCACCGATGAATTTGATGGCCGGTCGAGAAGGGGATCTGATTACGGTCAATAGTCTATTCCACCCAGAAATTGCTGTCACCAAAGACCTGGTGCGCTTACGGTTGCTGAATGCGTCCCCCTCGCGGTTCTATCGTCTGCAACTCTATGGCCAAAAACTTATCCAAATTGCCGGAGATGGTGGTGCTTTTTCTCAACCCATGGAGCGGGACGAATTACTTTTAACCCCAGGTCAACGGGCGGAGGTGCTCATCAAAACCCAGGATCTACCGAAAACGCCGATCCATTTACTCAACCTTCCTTATCAACGCGCCCAAATGGGGATGATGGGCCAGCAATACAACAATGCAACCGTGGCGATCGCCGATTTTACCCCCAGCGCTCAAACCTTCGCCCCGGTGCAAATTCCTGCCCAATTAATTCCCGTTGAACCTTTACCGGAGCCGAGCCGAACCCGTCGTTTTACCCTGAACCATGGCATGGTACCAGGACAAGGAATGGCTTTTTTGATCAATGGGGAAGCCTACCGGGATCAACCCCAAACCACCGTCCGCTTGAACGATGTGGAGGATTGGGAAATTGTGAATACGGGCACAATGGATCACCCCTTCCATGTCCATGTGAATGGGTTCCAGGTGGTAAGTCGTAACGGGGTGCCGGAAGAAAATATCGCCTGGGCGGATACG
Coding sequences within:
- a CDS encoding TIGR00297 family protein; translation: MDVLTNNWVVAIALNSLLISFAFLVPKKLLTPWGYLHAWLLGVLVWGCLGWQGYGVVMFYFLVGVGVTKIGKNIKEAAGIAEGRGGLRGPENVWGSALIGTLCALGTLIAPENIKPLLLLGYVASFCTKLSDTSASEVGKAYGKRTFLITTFQAVPRGTEGAVSLEGTLAGVVASVAIALVGYGVGLMDALGIFWCVVAAFVATNIESVIGATIQEKFAVLTNEVVNILNTLVGAMVAIALASLYWAVTS
- a CDS encoding DUF411 domain-containing protein, which codes for MVKKSWFAVGSIALLLGVGGIAAFSQSQAQGDQLRLVENQTPIPSQVIAAEVYRTPTCGCCGAWVDHSEANGFTFTDNIQPDITAIKEQFGITPELASCHTTVANGYVFEGHIPAADIQRFLANPPADVVGLTVPGMPIGSPGMEAGDRQQAYQVLALHKDGTTSVFQEYPGN
- a CDS encoding multicopper oxidase family protein, with the protein product MAIKRRQFLGLTALGATGALLWQGRNFLTGKTSSPLAATASEIYRSEGGSLEINLEARYENVLLGGELARNMMTYNGQIPGPRMEVRPGDHLTIHFKNSLDQPTNLHFHGLHLSPEGNQDNVFLHIAPGETFHYELEIHPQQRAGTYWYHPHHHGFVAEQLFQGLAGLIVVRGDLDELPEIRAAQEEFFVLQDFNRDRQSQGMMGSPMNLMAGREGDLITVNSLFHPEIAVTKDLVRLRLLNASPSRFYRLQLYGQKLIQIAGDGGAFSQPMERDELLLTPGQRAEVLIKTQDLPKTPIHLLNLPYQRAQMGMMGQQYNNATVAIADFTPSAQTFAPVQIPAQLIPVEPLPEPSRTRRFTLNHGMVPGQGMAFLINGEAYRDQPQTTVRLNDVEDWEIVNTGTMDHPFHVHVNGFQVVSRNGVPEENIAWADTVLVRVGETVKIRMAFRDFSGKTVYHCHILDHEDLGMMGQLEILPAS